The region ATAGTATCAGAGATCACGATAAAGATGTGGTCAGTTTTAAGGGAGAGCTTTTCTTCAAAACCGATAAGCCCGACGGAACCCCGCGTTGATTTTTAAAGTACCCCGCATACCCATTATATCCCACTGAGATACTAATAAAAAACATAAATTACTCATTTTCGGTCAAACGCAAAGTGTATAATTTAAGCCTTAACTTACCCATTTTCAGCAGGAGCTGTACGTCATATCTCGAACCGCCCAGTGAAGAAGGCATCGGGTAACAGGTCTCAGGAATCAGTAAGATGGGGGTGCAGTCAGCCAAGGAATTAATTGTTTATCAAAAGGCATACTGAAGGCTGCTGAGCCTTTGAAAGACCGCAAAAAATTCGCTAAGTTTTTCTTAGATCCATGCCCAACTTTAGCTTGGGAATGCGGTTTTGATGTTGCACCAGAGTCATTGTATTATCGTTTAACAAAGAATGTCGCTCCCGGATTAAAGGTTGCATAAACCTGCATACTGTTCTCTGTCGTGAAGGTATAATGAAGCATAAATTTACAACGGTTGGTGGTGTTGAGGGTTTGTATTCAATGAAAAGACTTGTCGGGTGAAGAACATTTACTATCTTTGGCTTGTGGGCTTTTTTGTTGGTGCTTGCCAACTGATCCAGGATGTCCTAAAGTTAAAACAGTACCTAAATGACCAAATGTGATGGAGACATAAATGAACCAGAAATATACCGCCATAGTAAGAAAAAGCGATTCTGATTATATCGCTGTATGCTTAGAGCTCAACCTGGTGGCCCAGGGAAACGATCTGCCCGAAGTTGAAAGAAACCTGCGAGATGCTATTGAATCATACCTGGAGGAAATTGCTTTATCGCCAGATGTTCAAGTAGGGCCAATGCCTATTGAGGAATTTATTGAGTTTTTAAATGATACTGAACCTGAAACCCAGACACAGTCCTCGGAAAAATACATTTTAAAGCCCCTCGAACTCCACGAGGTGGCGACCTATGCTTAAGATCCCATCCATGTCCAGCAAAGAACTTGTTAAGCTTCTGATCAAATCAGGAGCTTTTTTTGTCAGGCAGGGAAAAACCGACCATGCCATATATGCCCGTATGTTTGACGGCAGAAAATATTCAGCCCCAGTCCAGATGGGGAAGAAATCATTAAACCCAATTTATTGCAAGCGGGTATTTCGCCAGCTGAAGTTTACAGACTCCGAAATCATCCAACTCCTGTCCTAACATCCCCCATCTGTGAAAGTGGGGGCAGACAAAACAAAAAGCCAACAGGGACAGACAAAATATGCTTTACTTTTATTTCATATCGGGTAAGTATCCTTCCATCAACACCAAGCGCTCACCATAAGGAGGCCAGCCATGCCAAGAAACGCCAGGTTCACACTACCAGATAGACCAACCGTATACCATGTGATATCCCGCACTGCCCTGCCAGGTTTACCCTTGGGTGATATTGAGAAAGACAAGCTGCTGGATATAATCAGATATTTCAGCAGGATCTATTTTGTGGATATCCTTGGTTTCGCAATTATGGGGAACCACTG is a window of Desulfonatronovibrio magnus DNA encoding:
- a CDS encoding type II toxin-antitoxin system HicA family toxin; this encodes MLKIPSMSSKELVKLLIKSGAFFVRQGKTDHAIYARMFDGRKYSAPVQMGKKSLNPIYCKRVFRQLKFTDSEIIQLLS
- a CDS encoding type II toxin-antitoxin system HicB family antitoxin, producing the protein MNQKYTAIVRKSDSDYIAVCLELNLVAQGNDLPEVERNLRDAIESYLEEIALSPDVQVGPMPIEEFIEFLNDTEPETQTQSSEKYILKPLELHEVATYA